In Cicer arietinum cultivar CDC Frontier isolate Library 1 chromosome 1, Cicar.CDCFrontier_v2.0, whole genome shotgun sequence, one DNA window encodes the following:
- the LOC101507132 gene encoding nuclear pore complex protein NUP1, with protein MDNTDQITAVALEERGAGGKLRKPPPRKPPASPYARPPSTASRRWISKLVDPACRLIAGGATRFLPSFFSTADSDSAIANPPTSTEDQGKWRTGEQNNEDNLLKSNLHLTASELSKIANTGDGSSKPNSSFDSVLPRQDEKGEPHENNKLSDIERLVKGKKFTRDEFNHIVEVLNSRAIDVSDVEEGKEPTNLTFRQADEGLVATHNVPQVSNERRNEESNGAIWGSSTPFCLSKVQDNIGASPIEIARAYMDFRSSEAGPSSKNLIRNVESTMLHSDEAAIKSYDPSPSKKSPTCWPGAVVQDAYATPLSQGSKYGLLNHARTPYSRTLLTKTKSKLIHTQGSYSHISSTPLRQSHTPLYLKDKLEVGASETGYESIGPIRRSRHKVGVQLTSRRPAYTSLNASQRDNSSLIECSNSTVATSMDPGGMSRTRKPLGFEGGVRTVHMHTSLMAKTILEHIDRNIPTPKEKSAELKLATKWQNPESSINTSTIFSNEDNGSVKLLDVGPCKYVGLGGSNSILRKEDEGNCNVDIQPREGTDKSVDIKKEGTLACDLKIYSSIPRLANDARTTQNFVSSQMFPRKSTDEDVLMALPSGGQYPCVVVNQEKKTVAINAASKPVLPPISIKKPESKWTLASDNSLGFSFPVTAPSSVFSEPPTPSIMPLLFSIGNQHQLEENCTQLSYSFGIKKSNPAVVFSFPSTSNTVHNDAGVIKFNFGSTDKARLSFSFGETAVNC; from the exons ATGGACAACACCGACCAAATCACAGCAGTGGCGCTGGAGGAAAGAGGCGCCGGCGGCAAACTTAGAAAACCACCGCCGAGAAAGCCACCAGCTAGCCCTTACGCCCGTCCGCCGTCTACTGCTAGCCGCAGGTGGATTTCGAAGCTAGTCGATCCTGCCTGCCGCCTCATAGCTGGCGGAGCCACTCGTTTTCTTCCTTCATTCTTCTCCACTGCGGATTCCGACTCTGCTATCGCTAACCCTCCCACTTCCACTGAAGATCAAG GTAAATGGCGAACTGGAGAACAGAACAATGAAGATAATCTACTCAAAAGCAATTTACAT CTCACAGCATCTGAATTGTCTAAAATTGCAAATACTGGTGATGGTAGCAGTAAACCAAACAGCAGTTTTGACTCTGTTCTTCCCAGACAAGATGAAAAGGGAGAGCCACATGAGAATAATAAGCTTTCTGATATTGAGCGACTGGTGAAAGGGAAAAAATTCACTAG AGATGAATTCAATCATATAGTGGAGGTTTTAAATTCAAGGGCAATCGATGTCTCTGATGTTGAAGAAGGAAAGGAACCTACAAATTTGACTTTTAGGCAAGCTGATGAGGGGCTAGTAGCAACACACAACGTTCCTCAGGTTTCCAATGAACGTAGGAATGAAGAATCAAATGGAGCTATATGGGGAAGCTCAACACCTTTTTGTCTGTCAAAA GTTCAAGATAATATTGGTGCTTCACCAATTGAGATTGCCAGAGCATATATGGATTTCCGATCATCCGAAGCAGGCCCCAGTTCTAAGAACTTGATTCGAAATGTTGAAAGCACAATGCTCCATAGTGATGAAGCTGCAATAAAATCATACGATCCATCACCATCAAAAAAGTCACCAACATGCTGGCCAGGTGCTGTCGTGCAGGATGCTTACGCAACGCCGCTAAGTCAGGGAAGCAAATATGGACTTCTTAATCATGCCCGGACTCCTTATTCCAGAACTCTATTAACGAAGACTAAGTCCAAG TTGATTCATACCCAAGGCAGTTACAGCCACATTTCATCAACTCCACTCCGTCAGTCACACACACCGCTGTATCTGAAG GACAAATTGGAAGTTGGTGCATCGGAAACTGGATATGAATCTATTGGACCTATTCGTCGAAGCAGGCACAAGGTTGGAGTACAATTGACTTCGCGGAGACCAGCTTATACATCATTAAATGCTTCGCAGAGAGATAATTCCAGTTTAATTGAATGTTCAAATTCTACTGTTGCAACAAGTATGGATCCTGGTGGGATGAGCCGCACTCGTAAGCCACTGGGCTTTGAGGGGGGTGTTCGAACCGTACACATGCATACTAGTTTGATGGCTAAGACGATCTTAGAGCATATTGATAGAAACATTCCCACTCCTAAGGAGAAATCTGCTGAGCTGAAGCTTGCAACTAAATGGCAGAATCCTGAATCTTCCATTAATACAAGTACTATCTTTTCAAATGAAGATAATGGCTCGGTTAAACTACTAGACGTTGGCCCTTGTAAATATGTCGGACTTGGTGGAAGCAATTCTATTCTAAGGAAAGAAGATGAAGGGAACTGCAATGTTGATATTCAGCCTAGGGAGGGTACTGATAAGTCTGTTGACATAAAAAAAGAAGGGACTTTGGCATGTGACTTAAAGATTTACAGCAGCATCCCCAGGCTTGCTAATGATGCAAGGACTACACAAAATTTTGTTAGTTCTCAAATGTTTCCAAGGAAGTCTACTGACGAg GATGTTTTGATGGCTCTCCCAAGTGGTGGTCAGTATCCTTGTGTAGTAGTaaatcaagaaaagaagacTGTCGCTATTAATGCTGCTAGTAAACCAGTTTTACCTCCTATTTCCATCAAGAAGCCTGAATCAAAATGGACCTTAGCATCTGATAACAGCTTGGGATTTTCATTCCCTGTTACAGCACCCTCTTCTGTATTCTCTGAACCACCAACACCATCCATCATGCCATTATTATTCTCTATTGGTAATCAGCACCAATTAGAAGAAAACTGTACTCAATTGTCATACAGTTTTGGTATTAAAAAGTCCAATCCAGCTGTAGTGTTTTCCTTTCCTTCCACAAGCAATACAGTTCATAATGATGCTGGAGTCATAAAATTTAACTTTGGTTCAACTGATAAGGCAAGACTGTCGTTTTCATTTGGAGAAACTGCTGTCAACTGTTGA